A region from the Rosa rugosa chromosome 6, drRosRugo1.1, whole genome shotgun sequence genome encodes:
- the LOC133717146 gene encoding cysteine-rich receptor-like protein kinase 44 isoform X1, with amino-acid sequence METTPCYSRWNEQNVSTPDVDGFYNQLIALMERLSGQAAANGPLLKCAVGNLTPPGIYQTIYTFLQCNPDLSPQDCSDCLTSARFDVRNYFFGKKIGVIIYASCTIKVLDSVFYEPASIEALLLSANGTTSGNTTTTSVNPAAAPGGSPGKKQSNKSRTIIIIVVVIVVSLVLVILICICIYVRIRKTKKNLEGSSEVRSAETYALQVPFRSIRDATNDFSESNKLGRGGFGVVYRGRLWDKIDVAVKRLSTDSSQGDIEFKNEVELVAKLQHRNLVRLLGFCLERSERILIYEFVPNASLDYFIFDPIKREQLDWDIRYKIIIGIGRGLLYLHEDSRLKIIHRDLKASNILLDAEMNPKIADFGLARLFDTDQTQGETNRIVGTYEYMAPEYVMRGHFSVKSDVYSFGVLVLEIITGQKNSSFRHEESTEVLLSYAWNSWREGTALNLIDPMLRSGFSGPEIIRYIHIALLCVQQSVAARPTIAAVNHMYSSNSLNLPAPSQPAFFMPGGIGSSSNTSSGGENKCRNLIQISAQDIDMITELYPR; translated from the exons ATGGAAACTACTCCTTGTTACAGTAGATGGAACGAACAAAACGTATCAACGCCAGATGTGGATGGGTTCTACAACCAGCTCATAGCCTTGATGGAAAGACTAAGTGGTCAAGCCGCGGCGAATGGTCCTCTTCTCAAGTGTGCGGTGGGAAATTTAACCCCTCCAGGTATATATCAAACAATATATACCTTCCTGCAGTGCAATCCAGATTTGTCCCCGCAAGACTGCAGTGATTGCTTAACATCAGCTCGGTTCGATGTCAGAAATTATTTCTTCGGAAAAAAAATTGGGGTGATCATTTACGCCAGCTGCACCATAAAAGTTCTGGATTCTGTATTTTATGAACCTGCAAGTATTGAGGCACTATTACTATCAGCGAATGGTACAACTTCAGGAAATACTACTACAACTTCAGTAAACCCTGCTGCAGCTCCAGGAGGAAGTCCAG GAAAGAAGCAGAGTAATAAATCTCGGACTATAATCATTATTGTAGTGGTAATTGTTGTTTCTCTGGTACTGGTTATACTTATATGCATTTGCATTTATGTAAGAATCAGGAAGACAAAGAAAAACCTTGAAG GCTCATCCGAAGTGAGAAGTGCAGAAACATATGCCCTGCAAGTCCCCTTTCGCTCTATTAGAGATGCAACGAATGACTTTTCTGAATCAAACAAGCTCGGACGGGGTGGATTTGGTGTTGTTTACAGA GGTAGGCTTTGGGACAAAATAGATGTAGCAGTGAAAAGGCTTTCTACAGATTCTTCACAAGGAGATATAGAATTCAAAAATGAGGTTGAACTAGTGGCCAAACTTCAGCACCGGAATTTAGTTAGGCTCCTTGGTTTCTGCCTGGAACGAAGCGAAAGAATTCTTATCTATGAGTTTGTTCCAAATGCAAGTCTCGATTATTTCATATTTG ATCCAATCAAGCGCGAACAGTTGGATTGGGATATTCGCTACAAGATCATAATAGGCATTGGGCGGGGACTCCTTTACCTTCATGAAGATTCCCGTCTTAAAATTATCCATCGTGATCTAAAAGCTAGTAATATTCTATTAGATGCAGAAATGAACCCCAAAATTGCAGATTTCGGATTGGCAAGATTATTTGATACGGATCAAACACAAGGTGAAACTAATCGAATTGTGGGGACCTA TGAATATATGGCTCCAGAGTATGTAATGCGTGGACACTTTTCGGTGAAGTCTGATGTTTACAGTTTTGGTGTGCTGGTTTTGGAGATTATAACCGGACAGAAAAATAGTTCTTTTCGGCATGAAGAAAGTACAGAGGTTCTTCTAAGCTAC GCCTGGAATAGTTGGAGGGAGGGGACAGCCTTAAACTTAATAGATCCCATGCTAAGAAGTGGTTTTTCAGGACCCGAAATAATCAGATACATTCACATTGCATTGTTGTGTGTGCAACAAAGTGTAGCTGCTAGGCCAACCATCGCTGCAGTTAACCACATGTATAGCAGCAACTCTCTCAATCTCCCTGCACCCTCACAACCAGCATTCTTTATGCCTGGGGGCATTGGATCCTCATCCAACACATCGTCGGGAGGGGAGAACAAATGCAGAAACTTGATCCAAATTTCAGCACAGGATATAGATATGATTACGGAGCTATATCCTCGCTAG
- the LOC133717146 gene encoding cysteine-rich receptor-like protein kinase 44 isoform X2, whose amino-acid sequence METTPCYSRWNEQNVSTPDVDGFYNQLIALMERLSGQAAANGPLLKCAVGNLTPPGIYQTIYTFLQCNPDLSPQDCSDCLTSARFDVRNYFFGKKIGVIIYASCTIKVLDSVFYEPASIEALLLSANGTTSGNTTTTSVNPAAAPGGSPGSSEVRSAETYALQVPFRSIRDATNDFSESNKLGRGGFGVVYRGRLWDKIDVAVKRLSTDSSQGDIEFKNEVELVAKLQHRNLVRLLGFCLERSERILIYEFVPNASLDYFIFDPIKREQLDWDIRYKIIIGIGRGLLYLHEDSRLKIIHRDLKASNILLDAEMNPKIADFGLARLFDTDQTQGETNRIVGTYEYMAPEYVMRGHFSVKSDVYSFGVLVLEIITGQKNSSFRHEESTEVLLSYAWNSWREGTALNLIDPMLRSGFSGPEIIRYIHIALLCVQQSVAARPTIAAVNHMYSSNSLNLPAPSQPAFFMPGGIGSSSNTSSGGENKCRNLIQISAQDIDMITELYPR is encoded by the exons ATGGAAACTACTCCTTGTTACAGTAGATGGAACGAACAAAACGTATCAACGCCAGATGTGGATGGGTTCTACAACCAGCTCATAGCCTTGATGGAAAGACTAAGTGGTCAAGCCGCGGCGAATGGTCCTCTTCTCAAGTGTGCGGTGGGAAATTTAACCCCTCCAGGTATATATCAAACAATATATACCTTCCTGCAGTGCAATCCAGATTTGTCCCCGCAAGACTGCAGTGATTGCTTAACATCAGCTCGGTTCGATGTCAGAAATTATTTCTTCGGAAAAAAAATTGGGGTGATCATTTACGCCAGCTGCACCATAAAAGTTCTGGATTCTGTATTTTATGAACCTGCAAGTATTGAGGCACTATTACTATCAGCGAATGGTACAACTTCAGGAAATACTACTACAACTTCAGTAAACCCTGCTGCAGCTCCAGGAGGAAGTCCAG GCTCATCCGAAGTGAGAAGTGCAGAAACATATGCCCTGCAAGTCCCCTTTCGCTCTATTAGAGATGCAACGAATGACTTTTCTGAATCAAACAAGCTCGGACGGGGTGGATTTGGTGTTGTTTACAGA GGTAGGCTTTGGGACAAAATAGATGTAGCAGTGAAAAGGCTTTCTACAGATTCTTCACAAGGAGATATAGAATTCAAAAATGAGGTTGAACTAGTGGCCAAACTTCAGCACCGGAATTTAGTTAGGCTCCTTGGTTTCTGCCTGGAACGAAGCGAAAGAATTCTTATCTATGAGTTTGTTCCAAATGCAAGTCTCGATTATTTCATATTTG ATCCAATCAAGCGCGAACAGTTGGATTGGGATATTCGCTACAAGATCATAATAGGCATTGGGCGGGGACTCCTTTACCTTCATGAAGATTCCCGTCTTAAAATTATCCATCGTGATCTAAAAGCTAGTAATATTCTATTAGATGCAGAAATGAACCCCAAAATTGCAGATTTCGGATTGGCAAGATTATTTGATACGGATCAAACACAAGGTGAAACTAATCGAATTGTGGGGACCTA TGAATATATGGCTCCAGAGTATGTAATGCGTGGACACTTTTCGGTGAAGTCTGATGTTTACAGTTTTGGTGTGCTGGTTTTGGAGATTATAACCGGACAGAAAAATAGTTCTTTTCGGCATGAAGAAAGTACAGAGGTTCTTCTAAGCTAC GCCTGGAATAGTTGGAGGGAGGGGACAGCCTTAAACTTAATAGATCCCATGCTAAGAAGTGGTTTTTCAGGACCCGAAATAATCAGATACATTCACATTGCATTGTTGTGTGTGCAACAAAGTGTAGCTGCTAGGCCAACCATCGCTGCAGTTAACCACATGTATAGCAGCAACTCTCTCAATCTCCCTGCACCCTCACAACCAGCATTCTTTATGCCTGGGGGCATTGGATCCTCATCCAACACATCGTCGGGAGGGGAGAACAAATGCAGAAACTTGATCCAAATTTCAGCACAGGATATAGATATGATTACGGAGCTATATCCTCGCTAG